One part of the Rutidosis leptorrhynchoides isolate AG116_Rl617_1_P2 chromosome 1, CSIRO_AGI_Rlap_v1, whole genome shotgun sequence genome encodes these proteins:
- the LOC139886556 gene encoding receptor-like serine/threonine-protein kinase SD1-8 codes for MRRSHTTTFIFILVLFYPFLSLAIDTITSTQPLTINQTLVSKGEAFELGFFNPGNDNLYIGIWYKQVQQKTYVWVANRDAPITSSNGTLTIGENGNIVLLNQTGTAIWSSNQSVPLTNTVAQLLDNGNFVVRRENDENPDNYIWQSFDYPSDTFLPEMKLGWNRKTGINRYIRAWKSKTDPGSGDYSFKMDIDGYPEIIIWEKATKYCRSGSWNGKGFSGAPQMEGSIMHFEFLENSDEISYSYEMLNTSVYSRLIINSTGSLQRFVWVDTTKQWSVYWFFPRDLCDYYGECGTFGICNTNNNPVCTCMTGYRPKNQQAWNLRDGSDGCVRSSKLDCGSDGFLLLKNMKLPEGSTAFVVNTTMNLSECGEVCKRNCSCGAYTNMDVTGNGSGCVIWAVDLMDMRQYAETVGGGQDLYVRVAASDLDQSPVTKSTNNGSGNGNHVVKMVSITISAFAVLVILIALLYWKRNKIQWLEKLKTDRTGPQDRSGDILLNDMVTGTNKKDYYGGTTMDERELHLYDFKTLEMATDYFSDENKLGEGGFGCVYKGTLMEGGIVAVKRLSRISDQGIEELKNEVSLIAKLQHRNLVRLLGCCIEVKEKLLIYEFMENKSLNMFLFDKKKNSMLNWKIRFDIICGIARGLLYLHHDSRFKIIHRDLKVSNILLDKDMTPKISDFGMARIFGNDQTQAETTKVVGTYGYMSPEYAMDGLFSTKSDVFSFGVLVLEIVSGKKNRGTFYTTSQHNLLGHIWTLWKEGNALEVLDESVRDKYSKDEVLRCIQIGLLCVQEQPEDRPSMSKVLVMLSSETMQLPQPTYPGFFIVKRSDDTESSRKMDESMTINEVRVTVIDPR; via the exons ATGCGCCGTAGCCATACTACCACCTTCATCTTCATACTTGTTCTTTTCTACCCTTTTCTATCTTTAGCCATCGACACAATCACATCCACACAACCCTTAACCATAAACCAAACACTAGTTTCAAAAGGTGAAGCTTTCGAGTTGGGTTTCTTCAATCCTGGCAACGACAACTTGTACATAGGCATTTGGTATAAGCAAGTTCAACAAAAAACATATGTTTGGGTTGCCAATAGAGACGCCCCTATTACTTCATCAAACGGAACATTAACGATCGGCGAAAATGGAAACATAGTACTTTTAAACCAAACCGGAACCGCTATATGGTCATCTAACCAGTCTGTACCCCTGACAAACACTGTAGCACAACTCCTAGACAACG GTAACTTTGTGGTACGTAGAGAAAACGATGAAAACCCTGACAATTATATCTGGCAAAGCTTTGATTATCCATCGGATACTTTTTTACCGGAGATGAAACTTGGGTGGAACAGAAAAACTGGAATTAATCGGTATATACGGGCATGGAAGTCCAAAACGGATCCAGGATCGGGTGATTATTCATTTAAAATGGATATTGATGGGTACCCGGAAATTATAATATGGGAAAAAGCAACAAAATACTGCAGGAGTGGCTCATGGAATGGGAAAGGGTTTAGTGGTGCACCACAAATGGAAGGAAGTATAATGCATTTTGAATTTTTGGAAAATTCTGATGAGATTTCATATTCGTATGAAATGTTAAATACTTCTGTTTATTCGAGATTAATTATAAACTCTACGGGTAGTTTACAACGATTTGTTTGGGTTGATACAACAAAACAATGGAGTGTGTATTGGTTTTTTCCTCGCGATTTATGTGATTATTATGGTGAATGTGGGACGTTTGGAATTTGTAATACAAACAATAATCCGGTTTGTACGTGTATGACCGGATACAGGCCAAAGAATCAACAAGCTTGGAATTTAAGAGATGGGTCAGATGGGTGTGTTCGGAGCTCCAAGTTGGATTGTGGGTCGGATGGGTTTTTATTGTTGAAGAACATGAAATTGCCTGAGGGATCAACAGCCTTTGTCGTTAATACAACGATGAATTTGAGTGAGTGTGGTGAGGTTTGTAAAAGGAATTGTTCGTGCGGTGCTTATACTAATATGGATGTTACTGGGAACGGGTCGGGTTGTGTCATATGGGCCGTGGATCTTATGGATATGAGACAGTATGCGGAAACTGTAGGTGGTGGACAAGATCTTTACGTAAGAGTTGCAGCTTCTGATTTAG ATCAATCACCAGTTACTAAAAGTACCAACAATGGCTCTGGCAATGGCAACCACGTTGTCAAAATGGTCTCCATTACCATAAGTGCTTTTGCAGTGCTCGTGATTCTCATAGCACTCTTATATTGGAAAAGAAACAAAATACAATGGTTAGAAAAATTAAAGACAGACAGAACAG GTCCACAAGATCGGAGTGGAGATATATTATTGAATGATATGGTTACTGGGACAAATAAAAAGGATTATTACGGTGGAACAACGATGGATGAACGCGAATTACACTTGTACGATTTTAAAACATTGGAAATGGCTACAGATTACTTCTCAGATGAAAATAAACTTGGGGaaggtggttttggttgtgtatataAG GGCACATTAATGGAAGGTGGGATCGTAGCAGTGAAAAGGCTATCAAGAATTTCGGATCAAGGGATTGAAGAACTTAAAAATGAGGTTAGCTTGATCGCGAAACTTCAACATAGGAACCTTGTTCGACTACTAGGTTGTTGCATTGAGGTCAAAGAGAAGTTGTTGATTTATGAGTTCATGGAAAACAAAAGTCTTAATATGTTTCTCTTTG ATAAAAAGAAAAACTCGATGCTCAATTGGAAAATACGATTTGATATCATATGTGGGATTGCTAGAGGGCTTCTTTATCTTCATCATGATTCGAGATTTAAAATCATTCATCGAGATCTAAAAGTCAGTAATATTTTGCTTGATAAGGATATGaccccaaaaatatcagattttggCATGGCACGAATCTTTGGAAATGATCAAACACAAGCTGAGACCACGAAAGTAGTAGGAACATA TGGTTATATGTCACCTGAATATGCGATGGACGGACTTTTCTCAACAAAATCAGATGTTTTTAGCTTTGGGGTTTTGGTGCTCGAGATAGTTAGTGGAAAAAAAAACAGGGGAACATTTTACACAACCAGCCAACATAACCTTCTTGGACAT ATATGGACCTTATGGAAAGAAGGCAATGCGTTAGAGGTATTAGATGAATCTGTTAGGGATAAATATTCAAAAGATGAAGTATTAAGATGCATACAAATCGGACTATTATGTGTTCAAGAACAACCAGAAGATAGGCCTAGTATGTCAAAAGTGCTGGTGATGCTAAGTAGTGAAACTATGCAACTACCTCAACCTACATACCCAGGATTCTTTATTGTTAAAAGAAGTGATGACACGGAGTCTTCGAGAAAAATGGATGAATCTATGACTATAAATGAAGTTAGAGTCACCGTAATAGATCCTAGATAG